One window of Neptuniibacter halophilus genomic DNA carries:
- a CDS encoding DUF1365 domain-containing protein, producing the protein MSDFSSCLFTGKVVHHRYHPARHRFAYRVFSICIDLDELPWLQKLKLFSINRFNLFSFMERDHGSGEGHLAGEIRRLLIRHGYPQATHRIRLLCYPRILGYTFNPLSVYYCYDANEELAVVLYEVSNTFGSRHTYILPAEAQARPLQHSCDKAMYVSPFMPMQTRYGFRILPPQQQVSVLIRQTDSRSGDPLLNASFTGKRTALGDRQLARLFFTYPLMTLKVIAAIHWEALRLWRKKLSIQPRDRAISRSISWQDEQGVSHYERL; encoded by the coding sequence ATGAGTGATTTCAGCTCCTGTCTGTTCACCGGCAAGGTGGTTCATCACCGCTATCATCCGGCCCGGCATCGTTTCGCCTACCGGGTGTTCTCGATCTGTATCGATCTGGATGAACTGCCCTGGCTGCAAAAGCTGAAGCTGTTCTCCATCAACCGTTTTAACCTGTTCTCTTTTATGGAGCGTGACCATGGCAGCGGAGAAGGTCATCTGGCAGGAGAGATTCGTCGCCTGCTGATCCGGCACGGTTATCCTCAGGCAACACACCGTATCCGCCTGCTCTGCTATCCGCGTATTCTGGGCTATACCTTCAACCCGCTGAGTGTCTATTACTGCTACGACGCCAACGAAGAGTTAGCCGTCGTCCTGTATGAGGTCAGCAACACATTTGGTTCGCGGCACACCTATATTCTGCCCGCAGAAGCGCAAGCCCGGCCCCTGCAACATAGCTGTGACAAAGCGATGTATGTCAGCCCGTTTATGCCGATGCAGACCCGTTACGGTTTCCGCATACTTCCGCCTCAGCAACAGGTCTCTGTGCTTATCAGACAAACTGACAGCCGCAGTGGTGATCCGCTGCTAAACGCCAGTTTCACAGGCAAGCGCACAGCACTGGGAGACCGTCAGTTAGCCAGGCTTTTTTTCACTTACCCACTGATGACCCTGAAAGTGATAGCGGCGATTCACTGGGAAGCGCTGCGTCTGTGGCGCAAAAAACTCAGCATACAGCCCCGCGACCGGGCGATCAGTCGCAGTATCAGTTGGCAGGATGAGCAAGGAGTATCCCACTATGAGCGCCTATGA
- a CDS encoding SAM-dependent methyltransferase, translating into MSAYEQPSHPLQQQQPSGLEKPLLSLLKKQLERCQGQLLLTLPSGYQTRFGQQGPAASLQLNSLRPFVRLFFGGINGWSEGYPAGEWESQDLTALIRWALKNETRLEQMTKAGFIIRTLHNLYHYSRDNSRRGSRRNIAAHYDLGNEFYRRWLDAGMTYSAALFAHPGQPLEQAQANKNQRILQMLDARPGQQIVEIGCGWGAFARQAAEQNQLRVDGITLSREQLAWAQEKSTAAGLDSALQFSLTDYRDLQKSYDGVVSIEMFEAVGEAHWDHYFSTLKRILKPGGNAVLQVISIDDQRFLKYRKQADFIQRYIFPGGMLPSVCALKEKIAEHGFVLQQEQRFGKDYAETLRLWRQQFEDNWSEIQQSGFDQRFYRLWRYYLAYCEGGFEEGAIDVGLYQLRHA; encoded by the coding sequence ATGAGCGCCTATGAACAGCCCTCGCACCCGTTACAGCAACAGCAACCTTCTGGTCTGGAAAAACCGCTGCTCAGCCTGCTCAAAAAGCAGCTGGAGCGGTGTCAGGGGCAACTGCTGTTAACCCTGCCCAGTGGCTATCAGACCCGGTTTGGTCAGCAGGGCCCTGCAGCCAGCCTGCAACTGAACTCTCTGCGCCCGTTCGTCAGGCTGTTTTTTGGTGGCATTAATGGCTGGTCTGAGGGCTATCCCGCCGGCGAATGGGAGAGTCAGGATCTGACCGCCCTGATACGCTGGGCCCTGAAAAACGAAACCCGGCTGGAGCAGATGACCAAAGCCGGCTTTATCATTCGCACACTGCACAATCTGTATCACTACAGCCGGGATAACAGCCGTCGGGGCAGCCGCAGGAATATTGCCGCCCACTATGATCTGGGCAATGAGTTTTACCGCCGCTGGCTTGATGCCGGCATGACCTACTCGGCCGCACTGTTTGCGCATCCCGGCCAACCTCTGGAACAGGCTCAGGCGAATAAGAACCAGCGCATTCTGCAGATGCTCGATGCCCGGCCCGGTCAGCAGATTGTCGAGATAGGCTGTGGCTGGGGGGCTTTTGCCCGTCAGGCTGCAGAACAAAACCAGTTACGGGTAGATGGCATCACCCTCTCCCGGGAGCAGCTCGCCTGGGCACAGGAGAAAAGCACGGCTGCCGGGCTGGATTCTGCCCTGCAGTTTTCCCTGACCGATTACCGGGATCTGCAAAAATCTTATGATGGCGTGGTATCCATTGAGATGTTTGAAGCGGTGGGTGAGGCCCACTGGGATCATTACTTTTCGACCCTGAAACGGATTCTTAAACCCGGCGGCAACGCGGTACTTCAGGTGATCAGTATCGACGATCAGCGTTTCCTGAAGTATCGAAAGCAGGCTGACTTTATTCAGCGGTATATTTTCCCCGGCGGGATGCTACCCAGCGTCTGTGCACTGAAGGAGAAGATCGCAGAACATGGATTTGTTCTGCAGCAGGAACAGCGCTTTGGCAAAGATTACGCAGAGACCCTGCGCCTCTGGCGACAGCAGTTTGAAGATAACTGGTCAGAGATTCAGCAGTCGGGTTTCGACCAGCGCTTTTACCGGTTATGGCGCTATTATCTGGCTTACTGTGAGGGCGGGTTCGAGGAAGGTGCTATCGACGTGGGGCTGTACCAGCTCAGGCATGCCTGA
- a CDS encoding nuclear transport factor 2 family protein, translated as MANWLEAYISALEALNPGNVDALEKLTSADIEFRDPFNLSQGRASFIELMADMFERLDEVEFRVDQRIAEGHCAMIHWRFSGHSQMTGAFSFQGMSRIEADSEGLIRLHHDYWDSAEILQKVPMLGRVLRYVKRRASHAGASSSRG; from the coding sequence ATGGCAAACTGGCTGGAAGCTTATATTTCGGCGCTGGAAGCGTTGAATCCCGGTAACGTAGATGCACTTGAGAAGCTGACCTCTGCTGATATTGAGTTTCGCGATCCCTTTAACCTGAGTCAGGGGCGGGCATCGTTTATCGAACTGATGGCCGATATGTTTGAGCGGCTGGATGAGGTTGAGTTTCGGGTAGATCAGCGTATCGCTGAAGGTCATTGTGCGATGATTCACTGGCGTTTTTCCGGGCATAGCCAGATGACCGGGGCTTTCAGTTTTCAGGGAATGAGCCGGATCGAAGCCGATTCCGAAGGGCTAATCAGGCTGCACCACGATTACTGGGACAGCGCGGAGATCCTGCAAAAGGTGCCAATGCTCGGCAGGGTGCTCCGCTACGTGAAGCGTCGCGCCAGTCATGCTGGCGCGAGCAGCAGCCGCGGGTGA
- a CDS encoding methyl-accepting chemotaxis protein, protein MKINEPVTDREVKLRPGQELVSITDLKGIITYANPDFIEISGFSHAELIGKNHNLVRHPDMPPAAFKDLWDTLHLGRPWSKLVKNRCKSGDYYWVKANVTPVFKNGQITEYMSVRTRPSEQEIAAASAAYARLGRGEISLPDPRQLSAKGLCSNLHRTALVGVFAAVLVNLALYVSGVEGAGLILGPLLAFIIMLLGAFRTLQRDVIQPLQVSRAHMLEVVEGAYLEPIPLEQPAETGELNRSIKMLAVKLGFEVNDARQAAQQADRIRVALDNVAANVMLADNQGEIIYCNQAVSEMMSRAEADIREQLPDFSAQQIVGSNFDRFHKNPQHQRDLLQSLSSTYHGRIKVGRRRFDLHASPVLDEQGKRLGTVVEWQDITDQLIAEEQVEELIRQASCGQLNQRLDESLYTGFLQQIASGINQMLGAVVAPLQELKRVLGAMAEGDLRQRMSGDFQGEFAELNDALNRSIDNLNQLLGQIAVAGSTITTGATEISTGNGTLSSRTESQAASLEETAASMEEMTSTVRQNADNAEQARTQAVEAQRLAEKGTQVADSVVASMHGISDSSSRIAEIIGVIDEIAFQTNLLALNAAVEAARAGEQGRGFAVVASEVRSLAQRSAAAAKEIKELISDSVDKVGEGSLLVDQSGQALHEIMSAITRVAEITREIASASREQAIGIEQVNVAVTQMDGATQQNAALVEQVAAASSAMEAEAGQLQSLVGRFKV, encoded by the coding sequence ATGAAAATAAACGAGCCGGTTACGGACAGAGAAGTGAAGCTCCGCCCCGGACAGGAGCTGGTATCGATCACCGATCTTAAAGGGATCATCACCTATGCCAATCCGGATTTTATTGAAATCAGTGGTTTCAGCCACGCCGAACTGATCGGCAAAAACCATAATCTGGTTCGCCATCCTGATATGCCCCCTGCGGCGTTCAAAGACCTCTGGGATACGCTGCACTTAGGGCGTCCCTGGTCGAAACTGGTCAAAAACCGTTGTAAGAGCGGCGATTATTACTGGGTCAAAGCCAACGTGACCCCGGTTTTCAAAAACGGACAGATTACCGAGTATATGTCGGTCCGAACCCGTCCCTCGGAGCAGGAAATTGCAGCCGCATCGGCCGCTTATGCCAGGCTTGGCCGGGGCGAAATCAGCCTGCCGGATCCCCGCCAGCTCAGCGCCAAAGGGCTTTGCAGTAATCTGCATCGCACTGCGCTGGTCGGTGTGTTCGCTGCTGTACTGGTCAATCTGGCGCTTTATGTCAGTGGAGTCGAGGGTGCCGGCCTGATTCTGGGGCCATTATTGGCCTTTATTATCATGCTGCTCGGGGCGTTCCGCACGCTGCAACGGGATGTGATTCAGCCGTTGCAGGTCAGCCGGGCGCATATGCTGGAAGTGGTGGAGGGCGCTTATCTGGAGCCGATCCCACTGGAGCAACCGGCAGAGACCGGTGAGCTGAATCGCAGTATCAAGATGCTGGCGGTTAAACTCGGATTTGAGGTTAATGATGCCAGACAGGCGGCACAGCAGGCAGACCGTATCAGAGTGGCGCTGGATAACGTGGCAGCCAACGTCATGCTGGCGGATAATCAGGGCGAGATCATTTACTGCAATCAGGCAGTGTCAGAGATGATGTCCCGGGCTGAGGCGGACATCCGCGAGCAGTTACCGGATTTTTCAGCACAGCAGATTGTCGGCTCCAATTTTGATCGTTTTCACAAAAATCCTCAGCATCAGCGTGACCTGTTGCAGAGTCTCAGCTCGACCTATCACGGGCGGATTAAAGTGGGCCGGCGTCGCTTTGATCTGCATGCCAGCCCGGTGCTGGATGAGCAGGGTAAACGACTGGGCACTGTAGTTGAGTGGCAGGATATTACCGACCAGCTCATCGCTGAGGAGCAGGTAGAGGAGCTGATTCGTCAGGCTTCCTGCGGGCAGTTGAACCAGCGTCTGGATGAGAGCCTTTACACCGGGTTCCTGCAGCAGATTGCATCCGGCATCAATCAGATGCTTGGGGCTGTGGTGGCGCCGCTGCAGGAGTTAAAACGGGTATTGGGTGCGATGGCAGAGGGTGATCTGCGACAACGCATGAGCGGCGATTTTCAGGGGGAATTTGCCGAACTGAATGACGCTCTGAATCGCTCAATCGATAACCTGAATCAGTTGCTGGGTCAGATTGCCGTGGCGGGCAGCACCATCACCACCGGGGCAACCGAGATCTCCACCGGTAACGGGACGCTGAGCAGCCGCACCGAAAGTCAGGCGGCCAGTCTCGAAGAAACTGCGGCCAGCATGGAGGAGATGACCAGTACCGTACGGCAAAATGCAGACAATGCTGAGCAGGCCAGAACACAGGCAGTAGAAGCGCAGCGCCTTGCCGAGAAAGGCACGCAGGTGGCAGACAGTGTGGTCGCCTCCATGCATGGGATCAGTGACAGTTCATCGCGGATTGCCGAGATCATCGGAGTGATTGATGAGATCGCTTTCCAGACTAACCTGTTAGCCCTGAATGCAGCCGTCGAAGCGGCCCGTGCCGGGGAGCAGGGGCGTGGTTTTGCCGTAGTGGCGTCAGAAGTGCGTAGTCTGGCGCAGCGCAGTGCCGCGGCGGCGAAAGAGATTAAAGAGCTGATCAGCGACAGTGTTGACAAGGTTGGTGAAGGGTCGTTGCTGGTGGATCAGTCCGGGCAGGCGCTGCATGAAATTATGAGCGCTATTACCCGGGTGGCTGAGATCACTCGTGAGATTGCCAGTGCCAGCCGGGAGCAGGCGATCGGAATTGAACAGGTCAATGTTGCAGTTACCCAGATGGACGGGGCGACACAGCAAAATGCTGCCCTGGTCGAGCAGGTTGCAGCCGCCTCCAGCGCCATGGAGGCGGAAGCGGGGCAGTTACAATCGCTGGTAGGCCGGTTCAAAGTCTGA
- a CDS encoding M48 family metallopeptidase, translating to MKRCHFIRRLLPLTCLVILSGCAAPQHIAPAYSEEELSQERQTQYQLAFEYQLQQQIRLAEVSRPLLRSATDQCRSQRNSLGVLLHSIDDYPEAQRKMVAQRYNTDRRLQVLYPLSNGSVNGQLLRGDILLQVNSEKLPQDNSRRALQKLHQALQQNPSISLKVERNGQPLNLQLQAEPVCDYPVSLRNSDQINGYADGSRVIITAGMMRFAEADNQLALIIAHEIVHNSQRHISQRLSNAGLGSLLDIGLISSGIFSPMLMTGLAANLHTQDYEIEADLLALPLLQQAGYEIRGLDRFWQQMASLHPQTIDPGRERSHPTTAERALLMRKEIERLSGPFATAAEE from the coding sequence ATGAAACGCTGTCACTTTATACGCCGCTTACTGCCCCTCACCTGCCTTGTGATCCTCAGCGGATGCGCCGCACCGCAGCATATCGCACCCGCGTATAGCGAGGAGGAACTGAGTCAGGAGCGTCAAACGCAGTATCAACTGGCCTTTGAATATCAGCTACAGCAACAGATTCGCCTTGCCGAAGTATCCCGCCCCCTGCTGCGCAGCGCGACTGACCAGTGCAGAAGTCAGCGCAACAGCCTCGGGGTTCTGTTACACAGCATTGATGATTACCCTGAAGCTCAACGTAAAATGGTAGCACAGCGCTATAACACTGACCGGCGCCTGCAAGTGCTCTATCCGCTGAGTAATGGGTCGGTTAACGGGCAGTTACTGCGCGGCGACATATTGCTTCAGGTCAACAGCGAAAAACTCCCTCAGGACAACAGTCGGCGAGCACTGCAGAAGTTGCATCAGGCACTGCAACAGAACCCCTCGATCAGCCTGAAGGTGGAGAGAAACGGGCAACCACTGAACCTTCAATTGCAGGCAGAACCTGTCTGTGACTACCCGGTGAGCCTGCGTAACAGCGACCAGATCAACGGCTACGCAGACGGCAGCCGGGTGATTATTACCGCCGGGATGATGCGCTTCGCTGAGGCTGATAACCAACTGGCTCTGATTATCGCCCATGAGATCGTACATAACAGTCAGCGGCATATCAGCCAGCGCCTGAGCAATGCAGGCCTCGGCAGTTTGCTGGATATAGGGCTGATCAGCAGCGGCATTTTCAGCCCCATGCTGATGACAGGTCTGGCTGCCAACCTGCACACTCAGGACTACGAGATCGAGGCCGACCTGCTGGCTCTGCCCCTTCTGCAACAGGCGGGCTATGAGATCCGGGGGCTGGACCGTTTCTGGCAGCAGATGGCCAGCCTGCACCCCCAGACCATCGACCCGGGCCGTGAGCGCTCGCACCCGACTACGGCCGAGCGCGCCCTGCTGATGCGCAAGGAGATTGAACGTCTGAGCGGTCCATTTGCGACAGCCGCTGAGGAGTGA
- a CDS encoding helix-turn-helix domain-containing protein — MSDEPFFLKEEKEKLGLQRADASTEATLEPLQLGKRVKEIRLSQNLTLEEASKLTGLARSTLSKIENEQISPTFSAVNKLVKGLGIDIPQLFSQPKRGNGAGGRRDITRGGEGLPHPTPTYEHELLATQLSTKKMIPYRTTVRARNFDEYQDWVRHDGEEFLFVLRGSLLLYTEFYEPLELFAGDSAYYDCEMGHALVSTSEEDAEVIWVTA; from the coding sequence ATGTCTGACGAACCATTTTTCCTCAAAGAAGAGAAAGAGAAACTGGGCCTGCAGCGGGCTGATGCCAGCACCGAAGCGACTCTGGAACCTCTTCAGCTTGGAAAAAGGGTCAAGGAGATCCGACTCAGCCAGAACCTGACTCTGGAAGAAGCCAGTAAACTGACTGGCCTGGCACGATCCACCCTGTCTAAAATCGAGAACGAACAGATCTCCCCCACCTTCAGCGCGGTTAACAAACTGGTTAAAGGTCTGGGCATCGATATCCCGCAGCTTTTCTCGCAACCCAAACGCGGTAACGGTGCCGGCGGACGACGCGATATCACCCGTGGTGGTGAAGGCCTGCCCCATCCGACCCCCACCTATGAACATGAGCTGCTGGCGACTCAACTGAGCACCAAGAAGATGATTCCCTACCGCACCACGGTCAGGGCACGCAACTTTGATGAGTATCAGGACTGGGTACGCCATGACGGCGAAGAGTTCCTGTTTGTCCTGCGCGGCTCATTGCTGCTCTACACCGAATTCTATGAACCACTGGAGCTGTTTGCCGGTGATTCCGCCTATTACGATTGCGAGATGGGCCATGCGCTGGTTTCCACCAGTGAAGAAGACGCCGAGGTGATCTGGGTCACGGCCTGA
- a CDS encoding TraB/GumN family protein gives MMKKQQVVLFLALLFSSLLHAETSVWKVSKGQSHMYLGGTIHMLSATDFPLPQAFDQAYSDAARVVLETDMAVLLQPQFQMQLMSRLSYQDGRLLNQIISAELYAELNQYLRARGMLPNLFIGMKPAGVMLTMLAIEFQRLGISESGADTVYYQRAVADGKAVAGLESIESHLNYIAGLGEGNEETFLRQSLEDSLQTEQMMRQIVKAWKQGDVPALERLVVSDMQQYYPAVYQSLLVERNLNWLPQIQRMLDNQEVELVLVGAAHLIGPDGILRALAAQGYQIEQL, from the coding sequence ATGATGAAGAAACAACAGGTGGTGCTTTTTCTGGCCCTGCTTTTCAGCTCGCTGTTGCATGCGGAGACCTCGGTATGGAAGGTGAGTAAAGGGCAGAGCCATATGTACCTGGGTGGCACTATTCATATGCTTTCGGCGACAGATTTTCCGTTACCGCAGGCGTTTGATCAGGCCTATTCAGATGCTGCGCGGGTGGTGCTGGAAACTGATATGGCGGTGTTGTTGCAGCCTCAGTTCCAGATGCAGTTGATGTCCCGTCTCTCTTATCAGGATGGCCGATTGCTGAACCAGATAATATCGGCAGAGCTTTATGCTGAATTAAATCAGTATCTGCGCGCACGCGGGATGCTGCCCAACCTGTTTATTGGTATGAAGCCGGCGGGGGTCATGCTGACGATGCTGGCGATTGAGTTTCAGCGTCTGGGAATCTCAGAAAGTGGTGCCGATACGGTCTACTACCAGCGCGCTGTGGCAGACGGAAAAGCGGTTGCCGGGCTGGAGTCGATCGAGAGCCATCTGAATTATATTGCAGGGCTTGGTGAGGGCAACGAAGAGACATTTCTGCGTCAGTCGCTCGAAGATAGTCTTCAGACCGAACAGATGATGAGACAGATTGTGAAGGCCTGGAAACAGGGGGATGTGCCGGCGCTTGAGCGTCTCGTGGTGTCAGATATGCAGCAATACTATCCTGCGGTATATCAGTCGCTTCTGGTGGAGCGAAACCTGAACTGGCTGCCACAGATTCAGCGTATGCTGGATAATCAGGAGGTCGAGCTGGTTCTGGTTGGGGCCGCACATCTGATTGGGCCTGACGGTATTCTGCGGGCTTTAGCCGCGCAGGGCTATCAGATAGAACAGTTGTAG
- a CDS encoding response regulator gives MAELRSSDLNILLVEPSAMQRKIIRKELNKERVDAIDEAGSVATALERIHAVKPDLVISCLYLPDGSAMDLLQQIRESDETSDLPFMLVSSETRHSELDQFKQSGVIAILPKPFNHDHLVTALNSTLDLLSNDELDLEFYDPASLRVLVVDDSRMARNVIIKVLGNLGIDQITQAEDGAEAITLLPQGFDLVVTDFNMPQVNGLELAEHIRNSADYSHLPILMVTSESRQTHLSNVAKSGVNAMTDKPFEPATVKQLLTRILEA, from the coding sequence ATGGCTGAACTGAGATCATCAGACCTGAATATATTGCTGGTCGAGCCTTCGGCGATGCAGCGCAAAATTATCCGTAAAGAGCTGAACAAAGAGCGCGTCGATGCCATCGACGAAGCAGGCAGTGTAGCCACAGCACTGGAACGGATTCATGCGGTGAAGCCGGATCTGGTGATCAGTTGTCTTTACCTGCCCGATGGCTCAGCGATGGACCTGCTGCAGCAGATCCGGGAATCGGATGAAACCAGCGATCTGCCGTTTATGCTGGTTTCCAGCGAAACCCGTCATTCAGAACTGGATCAGTTTAAACAGTCCGGTGTCATAGCTATCCTGCCAAAGCCTTTCAATCACGATCATCTTGTCACCGCCCTTAACTCAACCCTTGATCTGCTCTCCAATGATGAACTGGACCTTGAGTTTTACGACCCGGCCTCTCTGCGGGTTCTGGTCGTCGATGACAGTCGCATGGCACGCAATGTCATTATCAAGGTACTCGGCAATCTGGGCATCGACCAGATTACCCAGGCGGAGGATGGGGCAGAAGCGATCACCCTGTTACCGCAGGGGTTTGATCTGGTGGTAACCGATTTCAACATGCCTCAGGTAAACGGCCTTGAACTGGCCGAACATATTCGTAATTCAGCGGACTACTCCCACCTGCCCATTCTGATGGTCACCAGCGAGTCCCGGCAGACCCACCTCAGTAACGTGGCTAAATCGGGTGTGAATGCGATGACCGACAAACCTTTTGAGCCAGCCACGGTAAAACAGTTACTGACCCGAATTCTGGAAGCCTGA